GCCGCGACGCCCATGGCCGCCACGGCGACACCCGTAGCCGCCGTGCCGACGACGGCAGCTTGCAACGCCTCATCGCCGGCATGGGGTACCGTACCGTCAGACGATTTAGACCCGGTTCGCATTGCAGAGGCACGATGCGGCAAGCCGCCATCCGGCGCACGAGCCGCGCCCGCTCGAGTCTCCTCGCGTGGGCCAACGCCCTGTGCACCACCCATATTGCCAGTAGCTGCCGCGCGCTGCCGTCGTCGCACCAGCGCGATCAGCAATCCCACCAGCAGGAACGCTAGTGCAGCGGCACCCGCCGCGATCGTTGGCGACAGACGTGGCGAAGCCCCCGTGCGGGCCGACGCGCGAGCCGTACCCTGGCTCGCCGCCACAGCAGTTGTCGAGACCACCCACGCCGCGGACGCGGACGGCGACGCCAATGCAACCGAGCCTGACTCCGGCACAATGGCTGCCACGCCCGCGGTCGCCGGCGTGCTCGCTTGATGTACCGGCACCCCCTCGGCTTGCGGCGCAGACGGCGTGGACGCGCCAGAGGTGACACCCAAGGTGACGCCAACGGAGGCACCCGAGGACGCGACGCCACCCGACGTGGCAATGCCCGGCGCGGCACTGTCCAGCGCCGCGGCGTGGGACGCGAGCGTCGGCAATGGTGCGCCGCTCATCCCCGTCGCAGTATTCGAAGGTTGCGGCGCGCGCTGGATCGCGCCGTCGGGTACCTGGATCACCGCACCGATCTTCAAGCGGTCCGGATCGCGCCCCATAAACGCGCCGGGATTGGCCTTGAACAGCAGTGCCACCATCCTGTCACGCATCGCCCGGTCGTTGGACTGGATCACCGCACTGGCTATGTCGTTTAGCGATTGGCCGGGCTTGACGACAAAACGATTGGAGCCTGCGCTATCGGCAACCGATGCGCCGGCCGTGCCGGCCGCGCCGGTATTCGTTCCGGCTGCCGCCGCGCCCGGCGACGACACCGTAATCATTGCCGTCACCGCCACGGCGCCCACGCGCGCGCCCCATGCTCGAACCCTCATTAATACTCCTACATCGCCACGATGCGTGCTAACCTGGGCGCCGCCGTTGGCCTGTGCCGCACGCCGGCGCCGATTCTAGTTGGCTTTCGATCACAAAAGCCGCATCTTAAAACGAAAAAGGCGCCACGCAGCGCGCAACGCCCTTGTCTTTCGCGCGCACGGGCGCGCGCGTTGCCCGCTGGCAGATCAATGTTCAAGCAAAATGCGCAACATCCGGCGCAGCGGTTCGGCAGCGCCCCACAGCAACTGGTCGCCGACCGTGAATGCCGATAGGTATTCGCCGCCCATCGCGAGCTTGCGCAACCGGCCGACCGGCACCGACAGCGTGCCGGTCACGTTGGCCGGCGATAGCGCGTGCATCGACGCGTCGCGCGCGTTCGGCACAACCTTCACCCAATCGTTCGCCGTCGCCAGCATCTGATGGATCTCGTCGAGCGGCACGTCCTGCTTCAGCTTGATCGTCAATGCCTGCGAATGGCAACGCATTGCACCGATGCGCACGCACAATCCGTCGACCGGGATCGACCCCGGCTCGCCGACGGCTGGACGGCCGAGGATCTTGTTCGTCTCGGCACCGCCCTTCCATTCTTCCTTCGACATGCCGTTGCCCAGGTCCTTGTCGATCCATGGAATCAGCGAACCGGCCAGCGGCACGCCGAAATGCTGCGTCGGCATCGCGTCACTGTTCATTGCGGACAACACGCGGCGGTCGATGTCTAGGATGGACGACGCGGGATCGGTCAGTTGCGGCTCAACCGCGCCATGTAGCGTCCCCATCTGCGACAAAAGCTCGCGCATGTTTTGTGCGCCGGCCCCGGACGCGGCCTGATACGTCATCGCGGTCAGCCAGTCAACCAGGTCGTGCTGGAACAATCCGCCCAGCGCCATGAGCATCAAGCTCACGGTGCAATTCCCGCCGATGAAATCGCGCCCGCCACGCACCAGCGAATCACGGATCACGTCGAGATTGACCGGATCCAGGATGATCACCGCATCGTCCTTCATCCGCAGCGCGGAGGCCGCGTCGATCCAGTAGCCCTCCCAGCCGGCTGCGCGCAGCTTCGGATAGACGTCGTTCGTATAATCACCACCCTGGCACGTGATGATCGCGTCGCAGCGCTTTAGCTCGTCGATAGCGAACGCGTCCTTGAGCTTCGTGTCCGTGTTCGCGAATGCCGGCGCCGCACCGCCCGCATTGCTGGTACTAAAGAAGACCGGTTCTATCAGGTCGAAATCGCGCTCCTGTTGCATGCGCTGCATCAGGACGCTGCCGACCATGCCGCGCCAACCAACGAGACCTACGTTCATGACTTACCTTTGGGATCGGTTCTTCCCCGCATCTGTCCCCAGTGTGGCCGCGCGGGGAAGATGAGGCGGACACGACTGGACACGATCAAGTTTTGATCGTTTTGCGGGTACGAATCATCGTCGTGCCAATAGGCGGCGTGCGATGCGCCGCGAGAACGCGCACGGCCGTCCATTTCCGCTCGCGCGAACGCGCGCCGCGATCGTCACCGACAATCGCAGCAACCAGGCTCGTGGAACGGGGGGCTTGCATCATGTTGCGCAGTGTACACGAAATCGTAGCGCGATGGCGCCAAACCGACTCAAAAAGCGAACCGATTCAGCCACTTGCACCCCCTCGGACAAATCGCCTGGGCGGCGTCAGCGTGCCAGCGCCGCGATGACCGCATCACCCATTTCGCGCGTGCCGACTTGCTTGCAGCCCGGCGTAACGATGTCCGGCGTGCGATAGCCTTGCGCGAGCACACGCTTGACCGCGTTCTCGATCCGGTCCGCCTGTTCGGCGCGTCCAAGCGAGTAGCGCAACATCATCGCAGCCGATAGAATCGTCGCGAGCGGATTAGCCACGCCCTTACCCGCGATATCCGGCGCCGAGCCGTGCGACGGCTCATACAGGCCCTTGTTGTTCACGTCGAGCGACGCGGAGGGCAGCATCCCGATCGAGCCAGTCAGCATCGCCGCTTCGTCGGATAGGATATCGCCGAACATGTTGCCCGTGACGACCACGTCAAATGCTTTGGGCGCCTTCACCAGTTGCATCGCCGCGTTGTCGACATACATATGCGATAGTTCGACATCCGGATAGTCGCGCGCCACGTCGATTATGACGTCCTTCCACAGTTGCGACGTTTCCAGTACGTTGGCTTTATCGACCGAAGTCAACCGCTTCGCGCGCTTTTGCGCGGCTTGGAAGGCCACGTGCGCGATCCGTCGCACCTCCGGCTCCGCATAGCGCATCGTGTCGAAACCCTCGCGGCTACCGTGGAACGGGCCGTCCGGCGCGTCGCGCAAGCCGCGCGGCTGGCCGAAGTAGATGTCGCCGTTCAGTTCGCGCACGATCAGGATGTCCAGTCCGGACACGATCTCCGGCTTCAGCGATGACGCGCCGGTCAACTCTGGATAGCAGATCGCCGGGCGAAAGTTCGCAAACAACTGCAAGTGCTTACGCAAGCCAAGGATCGCCTGCTCCGGGCGCAACGCGCGCTCGAGCTGGTCGTATTTCCAATCGCCGACCGCGCCGAATAAAATCGCGTCTGCGTGCCTGGCCAGCGCCAGCGTGGCGTCCGGCAACGGATGCCCGCTTGCCTCGTAGCCGGCGCCCCCGACCGGTGCCTGCTCCAGTTCAAAGCGCTCGTCGAGCGCATTCAGGACTTTTACCGCCTCGGTGACGATTTCCGGGCCAATCCCGTCGCCCGGCAACACGGCAATCTTCATACGTTCCATTCCAAAAACATTGAATCGAAAGGCGCGACGCGCGGCAATGCGCGCCGCCTCAACCGACGAGACGATTGTTCAGCCACGGTTGACGGGCCAGCCGCTCGGCCTCGAACTGACGAATCCGCTCGGCATGGCGCAACGTCAGACCGATGTCGTCGAACCCGTTGAGCAGACAGTATTTGCGAAACGGCGCGATGTCG
This sequence is a window from Mycetohabitans rhizoxinica HKI 454. Protein-coding genes within it:
- the leuB gene encoding 3-isopropylmalate dehydrogenase, whose amino-acid sequence is MKIAVLPGDGIGPEIVTEAVKVLNALDERFELEQAPVGGAGYEASGHPLPDATLALARHADAILFGAVGDWKYDQLERALRPEQAILGLRKHLQLFANFRPAICYPELTGASSLKPEIVSGLDILIVRELNGDIYFGQPRGLRDAPDGPFHGSREGFDTMRYAEPEVRRIAHVAFQAAQKRAKRLTSVDKANVLETSQLWKDVIIDVARDYPDVELSHMYVDNAAMQLVKAPKAFDVVVTGNMFGDILSDEAAMLTGSIGMLPSASLDVNNKGLYEPSHGSAPDIAGKGVANPLATILSAAMMLRYSLGRAEQADRIENAVKRVLAQGYRTPDIVTPGCKQVGTREMGDAVIAALAR
- the asd gene encoding aspartate-semialdehyde dehydrogenase: MNVGLVGWRGMVGSVLMQRMQQERDFDLIEPVFFSTSNAGGAAPAFANTDTKLKDAFAIDELKRCDAIITCQGGDYTNDVYPKLRAAGWEGYWIDAASALRMKDDAVIILDPVNLDVIRDSLVRGGRDFIGGNCTVSLMLMALGGLFQHDLVDWLTAMTYQAASGAGAQNMRELLSQMGTLHGAVEPQLTDPASSILDIDRRVLSAMNSDAMPTQHFGVPLAGSLIPWIDKDLGNGMSKEEWKGGAETNKILGRPAVGEPGSIPVDGLCVRIGAMRCHSQALTIKLKQDVPLDEIHQMLATANDWVKVVPNARDASMHALSPANVTGTLSVPVGRLRKLAMGGEYLSAFTVGDQLLWGAAEPLRRMLRILLEH